A single window of Cydia splendana chromosome 13, ilCydSple1.2, whole genome shotgun sequence DNA harbors:
- the LOC134796070 gene encoding trafficking protein particle complex subunit 13 — translation MDPKDSSEHLVALKVMRLTKPALISPKIVTCDSKDLPGNIFNNFLKDDATAVTQMETLAAGQFLLLPQSFGNIYLGETFSCYVCVHNETNQPVQSVSIKADLQTNSQRIPLTTQQSQTPSMLDVDDTLSDVIHHEVKDLGTHILVCEVTYMSNYNTLASFRKFFKFEVMKPLDVKTKFYNAESDDVYLEAQVQNITSGPITLDQVSLESSQQFTVKSLNEDENGDSVFGDVTLLQPQESCQYLYCLTPRESIANEIKLLALAKNIGKLDIVWRSNLGEKGRLQTSQLQRVTPDYGDIRLTYESLPSKVAVDEPFNFKCKIVNASDRTLDLILKLRSNTDSSLLWCGISNRKLGPLEPGKAVLVDLTALPMNTGLHNITGVALVDLFLKRTYHYDDLATVFVF, via the coding sequence ATGGATCCCAAAGATAGTAGTGAACATTTGGTAGCCTTAAAGGTGATGAGGCTCACAAAACCAGCTCTGATAAGTCCGAAAATCGTGACATGTGATTCAAAAGATTTGCCAGGTAACATATTCAACAATTTCCTCAAAGATGATGCTACTGCAGTTACTCAAATGGAGACTTTGGCAGCTGGTCAATTCCTATTGTTGCCGCAGAGTTTCGGTAacatttatttaggtgaaacattTTCTTGTTACGTTTGTGTTCATAATGAAACCAATCAACCTGTTCAAAGTGTCTCAATTAAGGCAGATCTGCAGACAAACTCCCAAAGGATACCTCTCACAACCCAACAAAGTCAGACTCCCTCTATGCTTGATGTAGACGACACACTCAGCGATGTTATACACCATGAAGTGAAGGATTTGGGCACACACATCCTAGTTTGTGAAGTAACCTACATGTCAAATTACAACACCCTAGCCTCATTTAGAAAGTTCTTCAAATTTGAAGTAATGAAACCACTTGATGTCAAGACCAAGTTTTACAATGCTGAATCAGATGATGTTTACCTAGAAGCACAAGTTCAGAACATCACATCTGGACCCATCACTCTTGATCAAGTCTCACTGGAGAGCTCACAGCAATTCACCGTAAAATCCTTGAATGAGGATGAAAATGGAGATTCTGTATTTGGTGATGTCACATTGTTGCAACCTCAAGAAAGTTGTCAATACCTGTATTGCCTGACCCCTAGGGAAAGCATTGCAAATGAAATAAAGCTTTTAGCTTTAGCAAAGAATATTGGCAAACTAGACATTGTATGGAGATCAAACTTGGGAGAGAAAGGAAGATTGCAAACTAGTCAACTTCAAAGAGTTACTCCTGATTATGGGGACATAAGGTTAACTTACGAAAGCTTGCCAAGCAAAGTGGCAGTTGATGAGCCATTCAATTTTAAATGTAAGATAGTCAATGCCAGTGACAGGACTTTAGACCTGATTCTGAAGTTACGGTCCAATACGGACTCAAGTCTGCTGTGGTGTGGTATATCCAACAGGAAACTGGGCCCGCTGGAACCAGGCAAGGCAGTACTGGTGGACCTCACTGCACTGCCCATGAATACCGGTCTGCACAACATCACTGGAGTAGCTTTAGTAGACTTGTTTTTGAAAAGAACATACCATTATGATGATTTAGCAactgtatttgtattttga
- the LOC134796071 gene encoding derlin-2, with translation MAYQTFLQEYMLIPPVTRAYTTACVVTSLAVQLDLVSPFQLYFNPILILRKYQLWRLVSTFLFFGNLNFNFFFNMIFTYRYCRMLEEGSFRGRTADFVVMFVFGGVLMILCAFFVNLLFLGQAFTIMIVYVWSRRNVFVRMNFFGLMNFQAPYLPWVLLGFSVLLGNAISVDLVGMAIGHIYFFLEDVLPRKRGGQKILKTPKFLKKLFDPASEDPDYEPLPELDNIRPGGFNWRRNPEDDANPNANANQNPNAEGDAR, from the exons ATGGCGTACCAAACTTTTCTTCAAGAGTATATGCTCATACCACCGGTCACTAGGGCCTATACAACCGCTTGCGTTGTCACAAGTCTAGCAGTC caaCTGGACCTAGTGTCGCCATTTCAACTATATTTCAACCCTATACTGATCCTCAGGAAGTACCAGCTATGGCGGCTGGTGTCCACATTCCTCTTTTTTGGGAacttaaattttaatttcttcTTCAATATGATATTTACATATAGATACTGTAGGATGCTGGAAGAAGGGTCATTTAGAGGAAGAACAGCTGATTTTGTTGTTATGTTTGTGTTTGGAGGAGTACTGATGATT TTGTGTGCCTTTTTCGTTAACCTATTATTTTTAGGACAGGCATTCACCATCATGATTGTGTATGTGTGGTCTCGTCGGAATGTATTTGTTCGGATGAACTTCTTCGGCCTGATGAATTTTCAG GCCCCCTACCTACCGTGGGTCCTACTCGGCTTCTCTGTACTGCTAGGGAACGCAATATCAGTAGATTTGGTCGGCATGGCCATTGGCCACATCTACTTCTTCTTGGAAGATGTACTTCCGAGGAAGAGGGGTGGACAGAAAATACTTAAAACGCCAAAATTCTT GAAGAAACTCTTCGACCCAGCCTCTGAAGATCCGGACTACGAGCCCCTACCAGAGCTCGACAATATCCGGCCAGGCGGCTTCAACTGGCGGCGGAACCCTGAAGACGATGCCAACCCCAATGCTAATGCCAATCAAAACCCTAATGCGGAAGGCGACGCCAGATAA
- the LOC134796073 gene encoding protein phosphatase PTC7 homolog gives MMQSIFWTGRVLSRAIRNGISNLSSSAELNVSSKKHPYLVSVVCGFPKDIVNGRTRKGQFGDDAWFSTQFNNADVIGVADGVGGWRAYGIDPGEFSSYLMKTCERLVQMGHFKLSEPADLLAKSYYELLEHKKPILGSSTACVMILDRTESVMRAANIGDSGYMVVRGGRVVHRSHEQQHYFNTPYQLSLPPPGHDRNVLSDSPESADTSEFAVECGDVILVATDGVFDNVPEPVLLAEMRRAKTLAGDSPRLQAVANSIAWMARNLSFDGCYMSPFAKSARQNGIDAIGGKPDDITVLLAIVAL, from the exons ATGATGCAGTCTATTTTCTGGACAGGCAGAGTGCTATCACGTGCTATAAGGAATGGGATTTCAAACTTATCCAGCTCTGCTGAATTAAACGTTTCGAGCAAGAAACATCCATATTTAGTATCAGTTGTTTGTGGATTTCCCAAAGACATTGTCAATGGAAGAACTCGTAAAGGGCAATTTGGGGACGACGCATGGTTCTCTACCCAGTTCAACAATGCGGACGTTATTG GAGTGGCTGACGGAGTGGGGGGCTGGCGTGCTTACGGAATTGATCCCGGGGAATTCTCCTCCTATTTAATGAAGACATGTGAGAGACTGGTCCAAATGGGCCATTTCAAGTTGTCAGAGCCTGCTGATCTCCTAGCCAAGTCATACTATGAGCTACTTGAACACAAGAAGCCTATACTAG GCAGCAGCACAGCTTGCGTTATGATCCTGGATCGGACGGAGAGCGTGATGCGCGCGGCCAACATTGGTGATAGCGGTTACATGGTGGTGCGCGGCGGCCGCGTCGTGCATCGCTCGCACGAGCAACAGCACTACTTCAACACGCCGTACCAGCTCAGCCTGCCGCCGCCGGGCCACGACAGGAACGTGCTAAGCGACAG CCCAGAGTCGGCGGACACATCAGAATTCGCCGTCGAATGCGGCGACGTGATCCTTGTCGCCACCGACGGTGTGTTCGACAACGTGCCCGAGCCAGTGCTGCTCGCCGAGATGCGACGGGCGAAGACACTCGCTGGCGACTCGCCGCGTCTGCAGGCTGTGGCTAACTCTATCGCGTGGATGGCCAGGAATCTGTCCTTTGACGGCTGCTACATGTCGCCCTTCGCTAAGAGCGCTAGGCAGAATGGAATTGATGCTATCG GGGGCAAACCAGACGACATAACGGTGCTACTGGCGATCGTAGCCCTATGA